ATCGCCCTTGATGAGCCATTTGTCCTGCCGCGTGTATGCCCCGCACCGCAGGTTCTCCTCCACGGTGAGGTCCTCGAAGACACGCCGGCCCTCGATCACCTGGAAGATCCCCCGCCTTACGATCTCCTCCGCGTCCTTCCCGTTGATCTTCTCCCCGCAGAACAGGATCTCCCCGTCCGTGACTTCGCCTTCCTCGGATTTCAGGAGCCCCGAGATGGCCTTCAGGGTGGTGCTTTTCCCCGCCCCGTTGGCCCCGAGGAGCGCGACGATCTTCCCCGGCGGGACATGGAGCGACAGTCCCTTCAGGACGAGGATGACGTCGGAGTAGATGACCTCGATGTTGTTCACTTTCAGCATCGAATCAGATTCCCAGCCACTCCGCCTTGCGGGGCGGGGCCACCGTCTTCTTCAACACCAGCTTCCCCTTCTGCAGCTCCATGATGTTGACTTCCGTGAAGGGGCGGTGGTCCGTCGCCGTGAAGGTGATCTTCCCCGGGGTCAGGCCGCCGGTATCGAAATCCTTGAAGGTCTCCAGGGCGGCCTTCACGGACTCGCCGGTGATGTTGCCGCCGGTGGCCTTGTCCGCCCGATTGAGCGCCTCGACCAGCACCATCATCGACACGTATCCGCGGATGTAATGGGTCAGCTGCGGCTGGTTCTTCGAGATCTCCTTCAGGAGCTTCATGCCGGGAACGTTCGTCCCGTATGCCACGGATCCCGCCATTACGAGGGCCCCTTCCTCCGCCCCGTCGGCCAGCTTCGGCGTGCTCTCGTCGATCCCCCAGATGTTGCTGAAGAAGCGCGTGGTCAGCCCCAGCTTCCTGGCGTCCTTCAGGATCACGGCCGTGGAGTTGCTCGTCCCGCCGATCCAGGCGAAGTCGGCCCCCTTGTTCTTCACCGAAAGCATCTGGGAGTTCGCCTCGATCGCCTTGAGGTCGACGTTCTCGTCCCCGAGGACTTCGAACCCGATCTCCTTCGCGAACTCCTTCCCGCCCTTGATCGGGGCGATGCCGTAGGGGTGGTTCGGGTAGATGAAGACGATCTTGGGAGCCCGCTTCTCCTTCCACCCCTCCTTGAGATACATGAGCCCG
This sequence is a window from Thermodesulfobacteriota bacterium. Protein-coding genes within it:
- a CDS encoding ABC transporter substrate-binding protein, translating into MAKKRILVTAAAVCMAFLLCGTAQAADIKIGHLADLTGPTGDVGKPYAEGVQAYKEYVNAQGGINGKKIDMQMFDYAYDKNKAINQYKKYKEEKVVAIQGWGTGDTEALVGFVSADKVPYISASYSAHLTDPKKAPYNFFCAADYTTALRAGLMYLKEGWKEKRAPKIVFIYPNHPYGIAPIKGGKEFAKEIGFEVLGDENVDLKAIEANSQMLSVKNKGADFAWIGGTSNSTAVILKDARKLGLTTRFFSNIWGIDESTPKLADGAEEGALVMAGSVAYGTNVPGMKLLKEISKNQPQLTHYIRGYVSMMVLVEALNRADKATGGNITGESVKAALETFKDFDTGGLTPGKITFTATDHRPFTEVNIMELQKGKLVLKKTVAPPRKAEWLGI